The sequence TATTCATGAATAACACTTTGACAAAGAGGATCTCATACCGACTTATTCAGTTCTActctttcatttattcaaacctgctggctgtgctgataaaaatgttcaaacacaGGTAGGGGAGTGCAAAATAATTATCACTGTGAGATAAAGGAATACTTCACAGTAAATTCAAAGTGTATTGTTCTCTTGGTTACTTCTGATATAGAGAATATCTATATCAAAAGCTCttcattaattttaatgacTAAGAACAGAAACTTATCTGCAGTGGTTTCAAAAACCAACTTAAAGGCTACCTAAGATTCAACTAAAAGCTTTCAACTATAATTTTAGAAATATcaattctttaataaaatggtTTAACTGATTCCGGACAGGGAACTCTATATGATTTCACAGCTCATATGGAAACCAGAAAAAATGGCTGTCCTCTCATTACATATGTAGTAAACAAGATGAATATTAACACTGACATCGAAATGAGCAGAAACTGTGGAACAAAATTTCAGATATTTTGCACTGAGAAAACAGTTCTTTGCTTTTCAATTTCCACACCTATTACTTTGCAAAGTGAAGTGGCTGGAAAACAATATTAACACTTCTGGTGAAGTTTAACAAGCTCATGACTTGCAAAGACATCACACCTGAGACACCATGGAAACACGCCAAATACAGATATTACAGTGGTTGTTCTTTATAAACATAAATGGATTACAAATATAATTAGTTGACCGCAGGAGATACAATGTGTCATTACAAAGTATAACTGCAGTAGGTGCACATACaaagagatttatttttgtgcaatTACAGCGGAGGGGAAGCTGTCAGGACACTCACCATTCTGACACCTTCTCCCCTGCACAGGGCCTCATAGGTCTCCCTCTCGGGCAGGTAGTCTCGGGGGCGTTCGTATGTGCCCAGCTGGATGGGCCTCTCCATGGCGGGGTCAGGGGccgacctctctctctcccgcatCTCTTTGGACAGCAGCCCCTCGAAATACCGCAGGTTCCCTCCTGCCCTCTGGTGGCTGGGGTCTGTCACAGCAAATAGAGAGCAAGAGGGTGACTTGGAAGACATTGGCGTTAAGAGCAGCATAGGAGTAAGGAGCAGAGTgcttaaccaaaaggttgccgattcaattccccactggggcactgctgctgtactcccGAGGAAGGTACTTAAACCGGAATTGCCCCAGTAGGtatccagcggtataaatggacaacatgtcaaaattgtaacctatgtcaaCTGCTCTGGATAAcggcgtctgctaaatgacaatagtgcaGCATAGcgtagaaaagaaaaaaaaaaaaatcttattccAGCACATCTGATTCTGGCATCACTGATTATGGCAACGCAATGCACCCTTAGGGTCATGGCAGGCAAGGTCAAATGCAATTATGTAAATGGAGGCCACTGATCCCAGCTCCAGCCCCAGACAGAACCACCTCATTACACCTTTGTCTTGACTGAACCAATTCACACTTGCTTACAAGTGCTTGTTCTTCATAGTGGACTACTGTCACAGCAtatctacatatatatactgtctacatatatactgtataagtatatatattCACTACATATACATACTACATACAACCTACTGTCACATCAtatctacatatatataatttcttaCCATGGTGAACAATTAGGACTTCTTTCCAACTTATGAGTTTATTTTATCTGACAGAAAAAACTAGGACAAATTTGACATTGTCTGTGGATGACAGTGTCTGcagccatttgtttttttgcactgttAAGCTGTGAAGAGAAAGGGGAATCTGTCCCAACagcagcaaagcaaacaaagacaaaaaggcCAGGAGCTTCATTTGCAAAACGTACATAAACATGGGCCTTTTAAAAGGATTATGAGCAGCATTCAGAATGATAATACAGATAGGAAATGCGtgatttctcaaaaaaaaaaaaaatgatgaccaacatacacacactgattaATGAATTCAGACTGTTTTTGCTCCTAGCACCCACGTACAACTGTGTAAAATCAACATTTATAAACTCCGCCCCAAGAAACAACACATGTTAAAGTCATTTAAAGCTTTATGGGAAACCCATTGTCAATACAATGGAATACtccaaaaaaacataaaaaaaacaattcctcCGAATCCTAAATAGAGCTGTTGTGGTCTAAAGGGGACACAGCCTAAGAGGTTTTATTTGGCTCACTAAAGCAAAGGCGTAACAGGTTGGAGCAAAGTTACTGCTTGGCAACAGATCACTGCGACTATAAATGCCGCCACATCCGAGAgtccaagagaaaaaaagaaatggtttacTGTTAAAGTGACTGCAAAAACATCCAGCGGCTCTTAAGAGCAGCCTTACTGTGACCCGGAGTTGGTCAGGGCAGCACGCACATCTTCTCATTGCACAAAAGAATCAATGGCATTATGCGGGACACTCCACTGCCTGGCTTAATCAAGTCAATCTGAATGTGAATACTGACTCAGTACTGAAAAATGTAGTTTCATATGAAAATTTATGTATGgatattttcaataaatacctttttatctttaaaataaCTCACTTTTATTAGAATGTGTATGCCATTTCTGTACACTTTTTCCTTTTGCCTCTGCTAAACAATTCCATTGTTCTCATGCAAGGTAATGTGCAGCACTCCCACAGTATATGCGAACATTTGAGAGTACACACATCTGATAATTGATGCCCCAGGAGCCTCGAGCAGCAATGCATTCACTACAGAATCAATCAGAGGAAAACAGTTAAAAGTGGGTAACAAAAAACCCTGACAATTCTCAACTTTTTAAGGCAAACTAACAATGCTTGGTTAAGATGTCTGGTTGTCGAGCAAGTATGTTACACATGAAcaacaaaacagtcaaaacCCCATAATCATAGGCTCCTACCACTAATCACAGCCTTGATGTAGAAGTGTTGAAAAATAGCAGCCAATAAACTGCAGCCAGAATCTGACACCACCCTGTTGCTCAGGAAGAGAGTGCCGGGGTCACAGGAGTCACAGCAAAGGGGAAGCAGTGAACCATGATCAGCCGATTACTGAACAGCTCGGCAGGAGACAACTGAACTACTGAACTACTCAGCGGCCCAGCAGGAGAGAATAGGCCTGGGGCTCAACTGAGAGGgtttacagaaagaaagaacCCAGTCCAAACATTTCCACCCGAGCTTCTCTCACCCTCACCTCACAAGTGCGTGTGAATTGCTCCCACACAGCTGTTGATGCAGAGGACCGAGGAGGTTGGAGGATATCTCTGGGTGTTCCAGAGCATCGTTAAATGAATGGGAGAAGTACATTTTGTGGGAATGGATCCACAGACATGGCTACTTACTGAGGGGGATTCAGTTTAAGTACCTAGCAGTACCCTAGAAGTGCCCTACGTTGCAACCTCTGGGTTCCCAGCCGGGCTCCTTAACCActtccccacactgctgccccttgtGTATGAGCTGGGGTCAGGAACTTAGGGAGGCAATGCAGTGGACCAGATGTTGAGACCGTAACCAGGCAACACAGAGGGGGGTGTGGAGGTGAGGCTTACCGATGGCCACCAGGCGTCTGGTCAGCTCGATGGCCCGAGGCAGGTCGCCCATCTGGTAGACGGAGTAGCTCAGGTAGTCCAGGACGTCAGCCTTGGAGACTACGGCGTCCTCGCCCGCGTCCAGCTGCCTCAGGGCCTGCTGCATCCACAGCACCGAGTGGTAATGGTCCCCCTCGTTATAGGCCGTCTTTCCCATGTCGTAGCAGTCGTCCACTGTCAGGTGAGCGTTATACCGCACGCCTGCAGGCACCCGCACAGAGTCATCAGCTTCTACGACACAGTGACAGGCACTTAAAATACCACGTAGTGCCTGTTTCCAGTGAGCTGCCGCCTCATAATAATCTCAAGGAAATTAAAACTCCAGAGGTACCGCTTATGACTTGCAATTTAATCTCCACCGGTATTCTGATTCATTAGTCTATTAATCAGAAGCCTAGAATGTCTGCGTGAGGGCCGAGgttgtttcagtgctgtcacCCTTTTCAAATCAAGCCCTTAATAGACCAATTTGTTCCATTCGTTTTGATTGGACACCCTGACAGTGACTGACGCCACACTGTTGGTCAGTCATGAGAAGCGGGATGAATTTCTAGGCACAATGTGCATTGCTTTCTAATTGAATTAGGCTGCGTGTCTGCGTTTCTACAGGAGCCACGCAAATCACTGGGGAAAGCAAGAATCGCTTTGTGAACATCTGtcttgagcatgtgtgtgtgtctgtctgtctgtgtgtgaatgtgtgttgcgggggggggggggtaaattgTTAAACAGGTGTACTTTGTACACTTGATTGGAATCACGGTTGTAACTGGAGGCTTGTGTGACAGgctgcaaggagagagagatatgcCTGGAGGCCTCTTGTAAAGTGGCTCACACACCAAGGCCATGCCCTGTTACCTGGCAGCCTCCCTTTGGAGAAGCTCTCAGAGTCCAGCTTATAGGTGTCCTGGAGACGCATCAGTGCCTTCGCTGCACCCTTCTCATCTTCCTCATCAGGGAAGTATGGCCGGTGTACAGACATGTTGGCGATGAACACTGTGGAGAGGCCAGCCAACACACACGAGAGTGGCTTAAACAGTCTCTATACCATATGGGTTCAATCACAATCAGACTTATTTTTAGATAAAACATCCGTACCACATCTGCGTTCACTCCAGGAAAGAATCAACACACAGAGTAATATAAGCAAGTCAAATGCTgaaatttaaagtttaaaggtTTAAATATGCAGCAGATGCTGCAGCACTGTATACGTAAAGATAACAAATGACCCAAATATGACCTCAAGATCCTCATAATCAGTAACAGGCAGGAATGCCATCCCCACAGTGAGgaagacaaaacacacacacacacacacacacacacacacacacacacacacacacacacacacacgagtgtTAGGACAAGCTTAGTGCAGGTTTCCAGCTGCTCTGCTGGAAGTTGAGCAGATGTGTGGATGCTGGGCTGTCACCTGCATTGCCGAGGTGACACTTTACTGCCTCGCACCCTCAAATGACCACCTctggccccctcctctcccatccCCTCCCCTACCATCAGAAGAGTCCTGCAAGACGAGGCTCTCCAGCTCTGACCACTCCGTGTTCAGCCTCTTCATCAGCTTGTAGGCATTGACCGGGTGCGCCAGGTATCCCTCCGGGTCAGAGGTCGAGATTTGCGTCAGCGTGTCCAGCTTATTGGCCCAGCTGaccaaaacagaaagaaagcatctctgtaattttttttaccattctaCCTCGACCTGCACTGTACGGCCCCACTGAACCATACTGCAAAACTCCatgcaagtaaataaataaataaaacaacaataacaagtCTATTAAAATGTGTGCTAAAGTGATATGCATGAACATACATAAAATGACAACTccttaaaacatacataaaatttCTTCCTTGCAAAACTCAGACATTTCTGTACTACTAGCAGAACTGCACTTCATTTCATCTTCCATCAAGGTGTACCTTTTCACAGCAGCTAGTTTGGCTTCTTCAGCTTGGATGTACTCTTTGAGAGACTGGACCAGCTCCTTCTCTGTGTATATCAGGTCTGTCATTTGACCTGAGAGgacaggaagggaaaaaaagatactGAGCTGAAAACCCCAAGCGAAGCCACTGATTCGTTCATCAGTATCACACAACAGATGTGTTaacacacatgacacacattCATAGCTGGTCAGGATCACATAATGAATACTCAGCTAATTTTTAGAAAACCGACATTAAAAGTCCTTTATTCCTGCATGGGCTTCAATGCACTGTGCTTCCAGACCAGAATCCTGCAGCTCATGCAATTTGTGGTTACAGACCCATGAATCTATGAGGCTCCTGAATGAATTACCCTCCTAGAGCAGAAATCGCCAAGCGCTAAGTGACAAGGCAGAAATCACACTGAGGGAGAAAAGCATGGAGACAGTGGAAGCTGTCTGAAAAACACTGTTGACTGTAACGGAATGTGATcgtttttattactattattatacttattattattgctgtaaaAATCAGCCATTGATGCAGAGGGCAGCATGTTAgagaaatgtattaaaataagcTGCAGTCGTTTCCTAACTGACTGGTTTTTTGAGCATGACATTCCAATGtggatggcaaaaaaaaaaaaaaaaggctgtgcACGCCTTTGGTCGGTCAGAATCTCCCACAAGAAGACCTTGTCTGTGACCTCTTTTGAGAGCAtaccattttccattttcagcgTCACCAGACTGACTCTAAAGCAGCCACAAGCTCTGGAGGCAATAGGCGGCAAGacagctgcacacagaaaacaatgccATGGTAACCCCGAACTGAAGTGAACCTGCTGTGGACACCATGGAGACAGCTTTactgtgtatttgcattttgtgttatgACAATCCAACCTACATCCAAGGAGAGAGTGAGCACTTCCAAACAGCAGAACTATGGAGAAGGAGGCTACACTCTCTAAGGCCAGACTTACTcaaacatttgacatttatcATCATCTCAAGGTCAGGGAGGACATCACTGTGATGAGAGGAAATTATTtccaaacaaatacacaatgcaTGTTGTGCTGCCTTTTCTTTAACTTTGAAAGCCAAATGATTTGTAATCCAGAACAAACATGGCTAAGCGTCAATCGAAGCTGCCAATACTGCAAAAGCAACCAAAAGGGAGAAATGAGGTTACGTGTTCTATCTTGCAGTCTGAGGACTCAGCAGACGTGTCGGCTTGCGACAGCAAGAAATACACGCCTTCAGAGAGTTGCGCTTGTGCTGGGAAAAGATTACCATCAAGTTGAGCTTTGGGACCTTGGCTAAAAACATCATGGGCTGAAATGTCGGGAAAATTATTGTGAAAGCCGCAAATTGCAAACTGACCGCTGCTTCTAAGAGCTGGAATTGAAAAATCTCTTCATAGGCTTGCTGAAGTCACACCTCAGTGGTTTGGTTCTGACCTGCAAGCCTGGAAGTTTGCTGGCTTTCAGATAACATGTTTACTCTAAGCCTGCTTGAGGTAAACAAAGTTAGCATCAGTGAATGCATTTTCCAGTTTACATGTAATGGCATGGTGATTACTCTTAATGTCTGAAAGGGGATGTGTGTGCAGGCCCATGCTATCTTTGGACTTACTCCTTCTTCTCCCGGCCAAGTCACTCACAGAGCAAATACTGCATTAAAAGCCTAACTAAATAAATTGGTTTAGACACAAAAAGGAAAGCAACTGTGatacacttttttaaaaaagacgATGAGATTAAGCCACACAATAGGATCACATTCCAGACTGATACAAGCTGGTGTCAATGCCGGTCACTCTAAAACCTTTGTAGAAACATGACTTGTTTAACTATGAACTTTATTAGTTTAAAGCTTACCGATGGAGGTGAAGACCTCTCCCTTGGCAAACCAGCCAACCCAGCAGAGGGTCACAGCAGCATGGAATATCCACCTCTTCATCATCCTCATTTTCACCGTGGCAGAACCTGTAGAGAAATGAAACCTCAGTCATGTCCCTCAGGTCTCCATCCTGTAGCAAAGGCTGTTTTTTCATGAGGGGCACCAACATGTAGTACATCTTTAATAAGACTGTATGGTACAGTCAGTGGTTAGGAAACAGGGCTTGCAATCAGACGAGTGTAGTTCGATTCCCAAGTGTTGCCCCCTTGGTTAGGTACTCAACTGCTTGCCTTACAAGCTGCCTTGGATAAGGTCATcttaataaaacacatataaagagggaaagaggctTCAAATGCAGTACACTCTGCTTATTCACAGACACCACCGctgtgctgagaaaaaaaaaaaaaaaaggactttgAGATGGTTGGTTAACAATGCTCCCTGTTCATATTTTCCAGCAGCTCTTTCCTGTAGGTTAGTCACCGCTTGAATGGGGAGTCCTCTGTGCTATATGTGGCTGCTGAGGTCTGGGCCTGCCTGCGGGTGACCGTGGCATGCCTGAGGAAAAAGTACTCCTAATTACATCATCCGATCGGCGCTCCGTGCCAAGCAGACTCCCAATTACCAATCACATCTGGGCAAGAACCGCAGAGAAAAGGGGGCCTGAATACActgctcacctctctcctccGTGCCTGAAGGAAAGTTCTACAAAAAACCCAGCCCATTTCAAGACAGAGGCTGGGTTATGTAGTTTAAAGTCTGATATAATTCAGTGCTTCAAAAAGGCAAACCACCAGGCAAGAGCTTCTTATACTTTATACTTCTTATAGTGTACACGAAAAAAGTAAAACCTCAGTGTGATGCAATAAGCCTCAGTGtgatgcaattttaaaaagggaaacacTTCCACTGTCAGTTGAAAAATGGGCAAAAACGAAACACAAAACTTAGAAGTTTTATGCAGTAATAATCAGCAAGGTAAATATATCAGAATCACACTGGAAGAACACCCTTGTTCTGGCTGCGTGTGAGACATGCTCTtttccagctgctgcaggttcCTTCTGATTGAATCCTCTTACACCTGACAGCAAATCAGCAAATATTCCTTGGCTCCAAACTCAGGCCAGCTGCAATCACACTTCATACTTCTGAAACGACTCTTTAGTCTCttgatttaattaaacacaGCTCACCTCATGTGCGGAATGCAACTCTGCCTGAAATGCCATCTTTTTATATGACACCCTAATGTGAAAGTACAGAATGTCCTTCAGTGTTCAACCCAGTGGGCATATTCCCTTCTTTAATAACACTCATGTACTTAATATGATGCTATCTGTGTCAGCCTTGGGCAAGGAAGACAGCTGCCAGGGTGagattttaaaatctaaaatggcACGTGCAACACTTTTGTGACACTATTCTCTGTGCCTGGAAGGAAAGAAGGGGCGACCTGAGACTtggaaggggaaaaacaaagctAACGGGCCCATCTGGGGGCTTTGGACTGAAAGCCGAAAGCACCTGGCGAGAACAAAACACGGCATTCCAAGAGCTTCGTGATTCCAGAGAAGAAAGTCAGATTTATCACACTGTGTTAGCTGGGCGTGGAGGAGAACCAGGAAAGCTCTTGCTGAGCAAACGGGCTGAACTTTTGCTCAGCACGCAGGACAATGCACCTACAGATTCAgatcaaatgacaaaaaacgCTTTTGAGCGCTCAGCATCTGAATTGGTATAGTG comes from Megalops cyprinoides isolate fMegCyp1 chromosome 3, fMegCyp1.pri, whole genome shotgun sequence and encodes:
- the p4ha2 gene encoding prolyl 4-hydroxylase subunit alpha-2 isoform X5; the protein is MRMMKRWIFHAAVTLCWVGWFAKGEVFTSIGQMTDLIYTEKELVQSLKEYIQAEEAKLAAVKSWANKLDTLTQISTSDPEGYLAHPVNAYKLMKRLNTEWSELESLVLQDSSDVFIANMSVHRPYFPDEEDEKGAAKALMRLQDTYKLDSESFSKGRLPGVRYNAHLTVDDCYDMGKTAYNEGDHYHSVLWMQQALRQLDAGEDAVVSKADVLDYLSYSVYQMGDLPRAIELTRRLVAIDPSHQRAGGNLRYFEGLLSKEMRERERSAPDPAMERPIQLGTYERPRDYLPERETYEALCRGEGVRMTPQRRSRLFCRYQDGNRNPRLLLAPMKEEDEWDSPHIVRYLNALSDEEIEKIKELAKPRLARATVRDPKSGVLTVANYRVSKSAWLEGEDDPVIARVNQRIEDITGLTVDTAELLLVANYGVGGQYEPHYDFSRRPFDSTLKTDGNRLATYLNYMSDVEAGGATVFPDFGAAIWPRKGTAVFWYNLFRSGEGDYRTRHAACPVLVGSKWVSNKWIHERGQEFRRPCGLTEVD
- the p4ha2 gene encoding prolyl 4-hydroxylase subunit alpha-2 isoform X6 codes for the protein MRMMKRWIFHAAVTLCWVGWFAKGEVFTSIGQMTDLIYTEKELVQSLKEYIQAEEAKLAAVKSWANKLDTLTQISTSDPEGYLAHPVNAYKLMKRLNTEWSELESLVLQDSSDVFIANMSVHRPYFPDEEDEKGAAKALMRLQDTYKLDSESFSKGRLPEADDSVRVPAGVRYNAHLTVDDCYDMGKTAYNEGDHYHSVLWMQQALRQLDAGEDAVVSKADVLDYLSYSVYQMGDLPRAIELTRRLVAIDPSHQRAGGNLRYFEGLLSKEMRERERSAPDPAMERPIQLGTYERPRDYLPERETYEALCRGEGVRMTPQRRSRLFCRYQDGNRNPRLLLAPMKEEDEWDSPHIVRYLNALSDEEIEKIKELAKPRLARATVRDPKSGVLTVANYRVSKSAWLEGEDDPVIARVNQRIEDITGLTVDTAELLLVANYGVGGQYEPHYDFSRMSDVEAGGATVFPDFGAAIWPRKGTAVFWYNLFRSGEGDYRTRHAACPVLVGSKWVSNKWIHERGQEFRRPCGLTEVD
- the p4ha2 gene encoding prolyl 4-hydroxylase subunit alpha-2 isoform X1; the protein is MRMMKRWIFHAAVTLCWVGWFAKGEVFTSIGQMTDLIYTEKELVQSLKEYIQAEEAKLAAVKSWANKLDTLTQISTSDPEGYLAHPVNAYKLMKRLNTEWSELESLVLQDSSDVFIANMSVHRPYFPDEEDEKGAAKALMRLQDTYKLDSESFSKGRLPEADDSVRVPAGVRYNAHLTVDDCYDMGKTAYNEGDHYHSVLWMQQALRQLDAGEDAVVSKADVLDYLSYSVYQMGDLPRAIELTRRLVAIDPSHQRAGGNLRYFEGLLSKEMRERERSAPDPAMERPIQLGTYERPRDYLPERETYEALCRGEGVRMTPQRRSRLFCRYQDGNRNPRLLLAPMKEEDEWDSPHIVRYLNALSDEEIEKIKELAKPRLARATVRDPKSGVLTVANYRVSKSAWLEGEDDPVIARVNQRIEDITGLTVDTAELLLVANYGVGGQYEPHYDFSRKDEPDAFKRLGTGNRVATFLNYMSDVEAGGATVFPDFGAAIWPRKGTAVFWYNLFRSGEGDYRTRHAACPVLVGSKWVSNKWIHERGQEFRRPCGLTEVD
- the p4ha2 gene encoding prolyl 4-hydroxylase subunit alpha-2 isoform X7 — encoded protein: MRMMKRWIFHAAVTLCWVGWFAKGEVFTSIGQMTDLIYTEKELVQSLKEYIQAEEAKLAAVKSWANKLDTLTQISTSDPEGYLAHPVNAYKLMKRLNTEWSELESLVLQDSSDVFIANMSVHRPYFPDEEDEKGAAKALMRLQDTYKLDSESFSKGRLPGVRYNAHLTVDDCYDMGKTAYNEGDHYHSVLWMQQALRQLDAGEDAVVSKADVLDYLSYSVYQMGDLPRAIELTRRLVAIDPSHQRAGGNLRYFEGLLSKEMRERERSAPDPAMERPIQLGTYERPRDYLPERETYEALCRGEGVRMTPQRRSRLFCRYQDGNRNPRLLLAPMKEEDEWDSPHIVRYLNALSDEEIEKIKELAKPRLARATVRDPKSGVLTVANYRVSKSAWLEGEDDPVIARVNQRIEDITGLTVDTAELLLVANYGVGGQYEPHYDFSRMSDVEAGGATVFPDFGAAIWPRKGTAVFWYNLFRSGEGDYRTRHAACPVLVGSKWVSNKWIHERGQEFRRPCGLTEVD
- the p4ha2 gene encoding prolyl 4-hydroxylase subunit alpha-2 isoform X2; the protein is MRMMKRWIFHAAVTLCWVGWFAKGEVFTSIGQMTDLIYTEKELVQSLKEYIQAEEAKLAAVKSWANKLDTLTQISTSDPEGYLAHPVNAYKLMKRLNTEWSELESLVLQDSSDVFIANMSVHRPYFPDEEDEKGAAKALMRLQDTYKLDSESFSKGRLPADDSVRVPAGVRYNAHLTVDDCYDMGKTAYNEGDHYHSVLWMQQALRQLDAGEDAVVSKADVLDYLSYSVYQMGDLPRAIELTRRLVAIDPSHQRAGGNLRYFEGLLSKEMRERERSAPDPAMERPIQLGTYERPRDYLPERETYEALCRGEGVRMTPQRRSRLFCRYQDGNRNPRLLLAPMKEEDEWDSPHIVRYLNALSDEEIEKIKELAKPRLARATVRDPKSGVLTVANYRVSKSAWLEGEDDPVIARVNQRIEDITGLTVDTAELLLVANYGVGGQYEPHYDFSRKDEPDAFKRLGTGNRVATFLNYMSDVEAGGATVFPDFGAAIWPRKGTAVFWYNLFRSGEGDYRTRHAACPVLVGSKWVSNKWIHERGQEFRRPCGLTEVD
- the p4ha2 gene encoding prolyl 4-hydroxylase subunit alpha-2 isoform X3 — its product is MRMMKRWIFHAAVTLCWVGWFAKGEVFTSIGQMTDLIYTEKELVQSLKEYIQAEEAKLAAVKSWANKLDTLTQISTSDPEGYLAHPVNAYKLMKRLNTEWSELESLVLQDSSDVFIANMSVHRPYFPDEEDEKGAAKALMRLQDTYKLDSESFSKGRLPEADDSVRVPAGVRYNAHLTVDDCYDMGKTAYNEGDHYHSVLWMQQALRQLDAGEDAVVSKADVLDYLSYSVYQMGDLPRAIELTRRLVAIDPSHQRAGGNLRYFEGLLSKEMRERERSAPDPAMERPIQLGTYERPRDYLPERETYEALCRGEGVRMTPQRRSRLFCRYQDGNRNPRLLLAPMKEEDEWDSPHIVRYLNALSDEEIEKIKELAKPRLARATVRDPKSGVLTVANYRVSKSAWLEGEDDPVIARVNQRIEDITGLTVDTAELLLVANYGVGGQYEPHYDFSRRPFDSTLKTDGNRLATYLNYMSDVEAGGATVFPDFGAAIWPRKGTAVFWYNLFRSGEGDYRTRHAACPVLVGSKWVSNKWIHERGQEFRRPCGLTEVD
- the p4ha2 gene encoding prolyl 4-hydroxylase subunit alpha-2 isoform X4, yielding MRMMKRWIFHAAVTLCWVGWFAKGEVFTSIGQMTDLIYTEKELVQSLKEYIQAEEAKLAAVKSWANKLDTLTQISTSDPEGYLAHPVNAYKLMKRLNTEWSELESLVLQDSSDVFIANMSVHRPYFPDEEDEKGAAKALMRLQDTYKLDSESFSKGRLPGVRYNAHLTVDDCYDMGKTAYNEGDHYHSVLWMQQALRQLDAGEDAVVSKADVLDYLSYSVYQMGDLPRAIELTRRLVAIDPSHQRAGGNLRYFEGLLSKEMRERERSAPDPAMERPIQLGTYERPRDYLPERETYEALCRGEGVRMTPQRRSRLFCRYQDGNRNPRLLLAPMKEEDEWDSPHIVRYLNALSDEEIEKIKELAKPRLARATVRDPKSGVLTVANYRVSKSAWLEGEDDPVIARVNQRIEDITGLTVDTAELLLVANYGVGGQYEPHYDFSRKDEPDAFKRLGTGNRVATFLNYMSDVEAGGATVFPDFGAAIWPRKGTAVFWYNLFRSGEGDYRTRHAACPVLVGSKWVSNKWIHERGQEFRRPCGLTEVD